One segment of Chelmon rostratus isolate fCheRos1 chromosome 17, fCheRos1.pri, whole genome shotgun sequence DNA contains the following:
- the LOC121621168 gene encoding LITAF domain-containing protein-like: MEKGYQPQDSAPPYPGPPLDYGDAMPPQPGMYPQPAQPAGYQTGAPLAPAMAAPSTTVTPVVVTPTLFGVPGQTVCPHCQQTVTTKTEHITGLLTWVTCFGLAFFGCCLCWIPFCIDACKDVAHHCPSCHHVIYVYKRI; this comes from the exons ATGGAAAAAGGATACCAACCACAGGATTCAGCTCCACCATACCCTGGGCCACCTTTGGACTACGGGGATGCCATGCCCCCTCAGCCTGGGATGTACCCTCAGCCTGCTCAGCCTGCTGGATACCAGACag GTGCCCCTTTGGCTCCAGCCATGGCTGCACCTTCCACAACAG TGACTCCCGTGGTAGTAACACCTACACTATTTGGTGTCCCAGGACAAACTGTTTGTCCTCACTGCCAGCAGACTGTGACGACCAAAACAGAACACATTACAGGCCTTTTGACCTGGGTCACCTGTTTTGGACTTGCATTCTTTGG GTGTTGTCTGTGCTGGATCCCGTTCTGCATTGATGCCTGTAAAGATGTAGCACATCACTGTCCTTCCTGCCACCATGTCATCTACGTCTACAAGCGAATATGA